A genome region from Scleropages formosus chromosome 6, fSclFor1.1, whole genome shotgun sequence includes the following:
- the LOC108923586 gene encoding alpha-1A adrenergic receptor-like: protein MVPQSEGVTSDFLTWNCSNCSQASVPDLNVPKVVVLGLVLGVFLVFGVLGNVLVILSVMCHRHLRTATHYFIANLAVADLLLSSAVLPFSAIFEMRGHWLFGRALCNAWTVLDVLCCTASILSLCAISVDRCLGVSYPLRYPAIVTERRGLLALAAVWALSTAISAGPLLGWREPAPEDESICAVNQEPGYAIFSAVGSFYLPLVIILVMYCRVYVVARRETLGLREGHKAAGSDLEGVTLRMHRGAVAIPDDEALRSRTHFTLRLLKFSHEKKAAKTLGIVVGCFVLCWLPFFLVLPIGSMCPSYRPSDTVFKVTFWLGYFNSCINPIIYPCSSKEFKRAFQNVLHGRCLGRMPRPAKPHCPFTGNTGPADPLSVRAQAVHACASCRQWKTTPMSSPPESARFHGKSLLKTCCCVSGAMPVTVPISKTHHITPRKTGEPV, encoded by the exons ATGGTTCCTCAGAGTGAGGGCGTGACCTCAGACTTCTTGACCTGGAACTGCTCCAACTGCAGCCAGGCCTCAGTCCCAGACCTCAATGTGCCCAAGGTGGTGGTGCTTGGTTTAGTGTTGGGGGTATTCCTTGTGTTTGGGGTGCTGGGCAATGTGCTGGTCATCCTGTCGGTGATGTGCCACCGGCACCTTCGCACTGCCACCCATTACTTCATTGCCAACCTGGCAGTAGCTGATCTGCTGCTCAGTTCTGCTGTGCTGCCCTTCTCAGCAATTTTCGAAATGCGTGGCCACTGGCTGTTTGGCCGGGCACTCTGCAATGCCTGGACGGTCCTGGACGTACTCTGCTGCACTGCTTCCATCCTGAGCTTGTGCGCCATCTCGGTGGACCGCTGCTTGGGAGTGAGCTACCCACTGCGCTACCCAGCCATAGTAACAGAACGCCGGGGGCTGCTGGCTCTGGCTGCTGTCTGGGCCCTCTCCACCGCCATCTCTGCAGGACCGCTCCTGGGCTGGAGGGAGCCAGCACCTGAGGATGAGTCCATATGCGCCGTCAACCAGGAGCCAGGCTATGCTATCTTCTCTGCTGTGGGATCCTTCTACCTGCCACTAGTCATCATCCTGGTCATGTACTGCCGTGTGTATGTGGTGGCGCGGCGTGAGACCCTGGGCCTTCGTGAGGGCCACAAGGCTGCAGGCTCAGACCTTGAGGGTGTGACGCTGCGCATGCACCGTGGGGCTGTAGCCATCCCGGACGATGAGGCACTGCGCAGTCGTACGCACTTCACCCTGCGCCTGCTCAAGTTCTCCCATGAGAAAAAGGCAGCCAAGACTTTGGGCATTGTGGTGGGCTGCTTCGTGCTCTGCTGGCTGCCCTTCTTCCTGGTACTGCCCATTG gcTCGATGTGCCCCTCCTACAGGCCCTCGGACACGGTCTTTAAGGTCACCTTCTGGCTGGGCTATTTCAACAGTTGCATCAACCCCATCATCTACCCCTGCTCCAGCAAGGAGTTCAAAAGGGccttccagaatgttctacATGGCCGCTGCCTCGGCCGCATGCCCAGACCAGCCAAACCACACTGCCCATTTACTGGCAATACTGGGCCTGCAGACCCTCTGTCAGTTCGGGCTCAGGCGGTACACGCTTGTGCATCCTGCAGGCAGTGGAAGACCACTCCTATGTCCTCTCCTCCGGAATCTGCCCGATTCCACGGCAAGAGCCTGCTGAAGACATGTTGCTGCGTTTCCGGGGCAATGCCCGTGACGGTACCTATCTCCAAGACTCACCACATTACCCCACGTAAGACCGGCGAGCCTGTGTGA
- the tmem230a gene encoding transmembrane protein 230a, whose amino-acid sequence MKSSRSGLIAGPAGSKVKYSKVASSEDGYIDLQFKRSPPKVPYKAIALATFLFVVGSLLIIIGALLLAGYIEVTHPDRTIPVLIIGVLVFLPGFYHLRIAYYASKGYRGYSYEDIPDFDD is encoded by the exons ATGAAGTCCTCTCGGAGTGGCCTGATTGCAGGGCCAGCTGGCAGTAAGGTGAAATACTCCAAGGTGGCCAGCAGTGAGGATGGCTACATTGACCTGCAG TTCAAGAGGAGCCCACCCAAAGTGCCCTATAAGGCTATTGCTCTGGCCACTTTCCTTTTTGTCGTTGGTTCCCTTCTCATTATAATCGGAGCCCTTCTCCTCGCTGGTTACATTGAAGTCACA catccaGATCGCACCATTCCCGTTCTGATCATTGGTGTCCTGGTCTTCCTGCCCGGATTCTACCACCTGCGCATTGCTTACTATGCCTCCAAGGGTTACCGTGGTTACTCCTATGAAGACATCCCCGACTTTGATGACTGA